A region from the Triticum urartu cultivar G1812 chromosome 1, Tu2.1, whole genome shotgun sequence genome encodes:
- the LOC125545849 gene encoding LOB domain-containing protein 1-like, whose translation MESSGDTAPLHSSPTPTSPPAMATGAAVVMSPCAACKILRRRCVDRCVLAPYFPPTDPHKFATAHRVFGASNIIKLLQDLPEEQRADAVSSMVYEAAARARDPVYGSAGAICQLQRQVDGLKAQLARAQAELAAARAHHAHLVALLCVEVATAAATPPQDAYCTGGGGSQTQLAAPPGVGSAHADALYVVDGGAVGGGGIMQAGHVGWADEPLWT comes from the coding sequence ATGGAGTCGTCGGGCGACACGGCGCCGTTGCACTCCTCACCGACCCCGACGTCGCCGCCGGCAATGGCGACGGGGGCGGCGGTGGTGATGAGCCCGTGCGCGGCGTGCAAGATCCTCCGCCGCCGGTGCGTGGACCGCTGCGTGCTGGCGCCCTATTTCCCACCCACGGACCCCCACAAGTTCGCCACCGCGCACCGCGTCTTCGGCGCCAGCAACATCATCAAGCTCCTGCAGGACCTGCCCGAGGAGCAGCGCGCGGACGCGGTGAGCAGCATGGTgtacgaggcggcggcgcgcgcgcgggACCCCGTCTACGGCAGCGCCGGCGCCATCTGCCAGCTCCAGAGGCAGGTCGACGGCCTCAAGGCGCAGCTGGCGCGCGCGCAGGCCgagctcgccgccgcccgcgcccaccACGCGCACCTCGTCGCGCTGCTCTGCGTCGAGgtggccaccgccgccgccacgcctcCGCAGGACGCCTACTGCACCGGCGGAGGCGGATCACAGACCCAGCTCGCCGCACCGCCTGGTGTAGGCTCCGCGCACGCGGACGCGCTTTATGTCGTCGACGGCGGcgcggtgggcggcggcggcatcATGCAGGCCGGGCACGTCGGCTGGGCCGACGAGCCGCTCTGGACATAA